The genomic window ACAGAGGAGACATTCCTGAAGGAGAATTCACGGATGAGCACTATCAGTAGAGAGCAGCCCTGGATTTACCCCAAATGCACCCTGTGCCTAGAACAGGAAATCATTGATGACCTTCATGTTTGAGTTGAAAGAAGAAAATCTCCAATTATAGCTGTTAAAATCTGAAGAATGCCCTCTGTAAGCAAATGCCGACCTATTTTTAGGTTGAATGTAAACCCAAGCTATTTATAAGATCAATACTCTACATACCGAATTCTAATATTTATGGATGTAATCTCTAACTACGAAACTGTTTTAGTCCTAGGAATGTCTCCTTAGGACCTGCCACATAGTTGACACATCAGTCTCCAGATTCCATAAATTCTTCCCAACTGATAACTGAATGCATTTCTAAGACATTCCACCTTGAAAGTATACACATTTCCTGAGTATAATGTAAATATGCAATATTATGCTAAACTAAATTTAGATCACTTCAATTTATATTTATCCCCTGTCTCGGCACAATAGCGCAAAAAGATGGATAATTCACGTACAATTTCTACTTCACAAGTAGATTCACTCATTATAAATCTAAGGAATTAAATTAATTGTTTCCACTTGCCCTACTGGTGTCCTCTGCTGTTTACTGTTGATCATAGGAATCCTTTCACTGCTATTGTTGACACTGTCTTTGTTTGTCCTTCAGGAAATCCCTGAAACTGAATATTAATTGTTGCTAAGAGACTAAACTACAACAGAAAACACACTTGAGGAAATTTTTatgagtttagagagagagagagagagagagagagagagggagagagagagagagagagagagagagagagagagagagagagagagagagagagagagcgagagagagatgcagataTATCAAGCCTTATCCTGTTTATTGAGTAGTTGTTataaactacatgaccaaaaatacgtgcattcatatggagttggtcccccctttacaGCTATAacaggctttccactagatgttggaacattgctgcagggacttcccTTCACTGGGAGgtttcccttcaatggaacttAGGCGTCTAGGCCGAACAATGAAAAACAACTCCAGACCGttgttcctcctccaccaaactttacagttagcactatgcattcgggcaagtagcgttctcctggcatccaccaaacccagattcgtccgtcagactgccagatggtaaagcgtgattcatcacttcagagaatgtgtttccactgagTCCAATGAGGGCGAGCTATACCACtcctccagctgacacttggcattgtgcatggtggtcttaggcttgtgtgctgctgctcagccatgaaaacccatttcatgaagctcccgatgaacagttcttgagCTGTCGTTGCTtccggaggcagtttggaactcggtagtgagttttgAAATTGAGGACATATTTTTTtctttcagcactcggcggtccatGTGAGCTTGTGTGGAATACAACGttgtggctgagctgttgttgctcctagacgtttccacttcacaatagcagcacttgcagttgaccaaggcagctctagcaggatagaaatttgacgaactgacttgttgggaaaggtggcatcctacaagtgtgacggtgccacatttgaagtcactgagctcttcagtaaggccattctactgacaatgtttgtctatggagattgcatggctgtgtgctagattttatacacctgtcagcaacgggtgtggctgaaatagccgaatccactaatttgtatatatttgtatattagtgtatttatgtgtgagagagagtctctcagtcacacataaacacagtgtCTGAGGGGTTTACATGAGTATCATGGGAATGGATCTGACGTCAGATGTCTTCCGTTCATTCAGGTGGCTGTCGGTTGGAGCCTGGAAGTGCTGAGGAGAGCAGCTCTTCAGGCCCCTAATCAGCCCTCTCTCCCTGGGCCTCCATCCTGCACTTCCCCCTTCCCCACAATAATAACCGTCCCTGTCATTATTCAATGTTTCCTCATGGCCAAGCCTTCATAAAGGATGCTTATGAAAATATGTGTTGGTGAATCTGAGTGGGGTTGGTGGGGAGTGGGAACTTGTGATGTGTTTTAATTTTAGCATGGAGCTCTGCCTGTCTGGCCCTATGCCCTGCCATAATGCTTGACGAGTCAATAGTTTGCACTGGGTTAGCCCAGTCAGGTTGGGGCAGAGTGGGATAAACATTTTCATAAATGGATAAACATTTGGCAGCCAGAGGCATACGATTTGGGAGATGTGTAATATTTTTTGGCATATTTTTAGAGCCTTTGTgagatgttttaaaatgaaacaggAAGTTTGGAAGTTTATGCCCCTGGCGCCATTTCCCTCCCAACGCCCGGGGACGAGAAATACACAGGGCTAGagataaaacagtatgtcaaCAGCCTGGCTTCTGCCAACGGCTGGACAAGCAATAACTCGGACAGCCTCTCAGTCCACTCCAGTTTGTTGATATAACTAATAAATATTCCAGATCATTTGTAGCCAGTCATCCATCATAATAGAAATTCAAAAGAAACTCGTTCTTTATAAACGAATCTGTTGAAATGTTGTATAATTTGGTGCACCACACTTTTGAATCTGTTACATGTAGCATTCGCATTAGAgtatgttctgttaattactactacaacaacaaaaacgtaAAGGTTCTTTTAGATATATTTATAAGACATATTTGGTTGGGAAACCACTCTTTTATCAATAAGAGTACATTTTGACAACAACAGAACAAACCATATGAATAATAATGCTAAACATGTCATGTTTAAAACGTGTAACGTAATTTCCATACATCTCAATAGTAACAATAGGTTGGGGGAAAAAATATAATTTCAATAAATACATTTGGGAGTTGACATGCTGTACATGCTGTACTGGTGATCATTTTACTCCAGGGGCTCCGGCTGGCATGTGGACGGGCCAAAGTACTGTTCAAACTCACTGGGGTCCAGATCATAGAGCATGTCCAGCTGAACCTGCTCCAGGTAGAACTCCAGAGAGGGGCCAGTAGGGGGGTACAGCTGGGGGCCCGAGGCCCTGAAGTCCCCTTGCTCCCCGTGAGACATAGCACAGGCTGGGTTAGGGGGCCCACACTGCTGCAGCCCATGCTGGGTAGAGTAGTACGGATGAGGCTCTGCTGGGTATGCCTCAGTGTTAGAGTACATTAGAGGCTTGTTAGAGAATGTGGCTGCTGGATTTGTGTAAATGAACCTGTCTGGGAAGGTCTCCCTGGGAAGATGGGAAAAGTATGCCTGGGAGGATGGGTAGGTGGCTGGATGTGGGTAGGCTTGCTGCTGATGGGACTGGTTTTGGATGAGGTAGTTGAGGTCATAAGGCCTGGTAAAGCCTTTACtgcagagggtggagagagggacagtggcCTCCACAGGCAGGGGCCCTTTGGGGCCCTTCTTCAGCTGCTTCTTTCTGCGAGGCCGGTACTTGTAGTTGGGATGGTCAATGGTGTGCTGTACTCTCAGGCGCTCTGCCTCCTGCATGTAGGGCCGCTTCTCTGCCAGAGACATGGCCTTCCAGGTCTTACCTGCAGCAAAACAATCATGTCAGTTATCAGTATATAATTGTTGAAATATGAATAGTCTCGTCATAGTTTTAATTTAAATGGGAATTATTTGAATTAAACTTACCGAGAATTTTGCTGAGGTCGGTATTCTCCAGGTCAGGGTTGAGTTGGGCCAAGCGTCTGCGTTCCTCCTTGGTCCAGATAATGAAGGCGTTCAGCGGCCTTCTGACCCGCGTCTCTGCGGATGATTTCGGCTCAGGACTAGCGCAGCTGGAGTCAGAGTTGACCGAGATAGGACTGGTTGGGCCAGAGCCGGGGGACTTCGCCTCGGACATCAGCTCACTCTGGGAAGACTCACAGCAGAACTTGTCGCTTTCAAACATGGCTTTCGTTGGGCACAGTTCGAAATGTGTGGAGATCGGATCAAAGTACATGGTTACTATCTTTTTAACCTTTGACGTTGCTCTCCTACTCCAGTATTGATGGAGATCGGCTATATGCGCTCCTTCCACCAATGGGAGCCCAGGAGGAGTGGATTTAAGGTGTGAAATCCAGGTGTTTTCTCAAGTCATTGATAGTCCTTGATGCCTCAATCTATTATCAGTCATTCATCAGTCATGAAACCGAAATTGACATTTAATATTAAATCAAAAGAATACACGTAAGCCTATTATTTCCTTTTCGACAAAAATTAATTTATAATATCCCTTTTAAAATGTTTCGTGATAAATGCTGTCATGATTCGCTGCAATGACTGCTCGATTGCATCACGGCAATCTTGGCAAAGTTGACATAGGCCTAGATGTCTTCACAGGCTGTTAATAAGGTATTCATTGCGGATTTACTTTTTAGGAATCTGGCAAATTCCTATGCCTAAAATGAATCGGATGACTACTTTATTCCCCCTTTGATATatctttctgttttttttattgaggCATTACCTTTTCCTGTGTGTGATAAACAAAACGAGATAAATTGGCTGTCACTCTAACGTTAAAGTTATGTGGCAGTACTTTGGTTATTCATTAAAAGACCACGGGCCACGTGCAAATTGCCCTCTCCTCTTATCAGGTCCACTGTCTCTATCAAAGCACATTTTACAGGACGGTAACAAACATGATCAAGGCAGATTTATTATAAGATTAAGGCGCACAAATGTTTACCACCAACAAAAGAGGTATATCAACTTTTGAAAAGGCCGCATTACAAGCTCACCTTTGTGTGTGACAATGGTCTATTTCAAGTCGATTCATCAGTAGGTCTATAATAAAAGAAATAGGCTATTGAGTTAATGCCATCTTGGACATGCTGTGGGTGTTCATGGGTTAACACAAAGACATATCCATTATGTCATATCCAGTAATACATATGTAAGAAAAATATGTAGCCTATTTTAAACAGGCCTTTTTGACAGTTGGCGTGCATGGTCCTGTTGCCTTTGCCCTGTCAGGTTTTTCGGAGTGATAAGATTTGCACAGGAAGTCCTAAAAGGTCAGGAAGGAAAATCTATTGGAGTTGTGTGGTACAAGGGACAGTGTAACCCCCCAGAGAGCTAGGGCGAGCTTGTTTTCATATAAACATGTTTCATTTTTACAACTCCTGAGATTGTTCATGAACTCACAAACTTCGATGTCATAATAACTCTGCGAGTCAACAAACCCTGGCTGCTCGCGCAGCCTTTGAGTTCAGTCAATATATTCCTGTTGATTTTCAATTTGCATGACTAGTCTAAAAAAGTCTTAACATTACATAATTCCTCTCGGTTTCATCTGATAATCCCACTCTATTTTCTTTGATTACACATCTGATTATACATCCCATCAACTTCAACAATGGAGGCTAGGGTCATTACAAGCAGTTTATGTCGATGTGGAATCAAGACTACATAGAGGAACGCCCGTCATCCATTCTGGCCTGTACCTGAAACTTTTTCTTTGTGGCTAGACGACTTGCTGTCATGTCTTCAGCCTCTGCTGTTAATGTCAAAACGGCATATAATGGGTCTTATTGTGAGAATACACACGACAGTGTGCTTCATTAATTTCGGCCTCCACCTGCACTGTTTTGTAGCGACAGACCAATTGCTGTTATGTAGTCCATGTCTTTAGGCCCCGTAAAAAAAAGGTAATGGATGTTGACACCTTGGTCAAACAGAGTCAGTTCTGATGTTGTTGCCTCGGTTAATTCaataacaggggggggggggggggggggggggggtcaaggtttctttttcttttagatCCTCCTCTTTTAGACCGTTTAAAGTAGACTCTTCAAAGTAGAGAGATCGGTCTGAGAGTCGGCACAACGAAACTTTGGGCCCGGAGGTGTATGTTTGTGAATCGATACAATCTATGCTTGCTTATTAGACCGTCTAATGGTAACATAACGAAGTAATCGAATTGAAGTGAAGTACTCCAATTGAAGCATAGGCTAGCCACACTAAATGTGGCTGAGTAGGCTATAGCCCTATTTGTTTAAATTGCTCTAGGCCTagtaaaatatgttaatgaggtTTATATTTTCATGATCTCGCACAGGGTCCGTTGATTGCGCGCTTTGAC from Oncorhynchus mykiss isolate Arlee chromosome 15, USDA_OmykA_1.1, whole genome shotgun sequence includes these protein-coding regions:
- the sox32 gene encoding SRY-box transcription factor 32, whose amino-acid sequence is MYFDPISTHFELCPTKAMFESDKFCCESSQSELMSEAKSPGSGPTSPISVNSDSSCASPEPKSSAETRVRRPLNAFIIWTKEERRRLAQLNPDLENTDLSKILGKTWKAMSLAEKRPYMQEAERLRVQHTIDHPNYKYRPRRKKQLKKGPKGPLPVEATVPLSTLCSKGFTRPYDLNYLIQNQSHQQQAYPHPATYPSSQAYFSHLPRETFPDRFIYTNPAATFSNKPLMYSNTEAYPAEPHPYYSTQHGLQQCGPPNPACAMSHGEQGDFRASGPQLYPPTGPSLEFYLEQVQLDMLYDLDPSEFEQYFGPSTCQPEPLE